A region from the Aphis gossypii isolate Hap1 chromosome 1, ASM2018417v2, whole genome shotgun sequence genome encodes:
- the LOC114129503 gene encoding uncharacterized protein LOC114129503 produces the protein MEQINDSVEILNIVRSIVYHLNITNLANMTRKIIALPINNIKLLEEVTDIIYDRALQRQNYTHVYADMCASLINDSKFNKLITNTEISFQKVLLKKCSDVFRTLTKHNPRELDKLKQIMQNKNLEQQMFISALNSYQFEFSKKVISNCRFISELYRKGAIPEKIILSYITDLSYENEELQLYCLCIILQLTGPILSKAYDLNDVVETLLFAKDNYDLSSTLKCLLFKVQKMHSEGWIKEESNKYIGNIYTKFSELPKEMKNMYTLKSYNIMALLIYDECYDVLFDFVDNKKIDQVIRLLKMNKFLIRYDPITFVVSMILVALEENQNIRNYAGKLLDNIVKKKLLSNHSIRSGVNKVLNDLGIKEEYPNLSNLMLDITSQFKV, from the exons atgGAACAAATAAATGACTCAgtt gaaatattgaatattgtaagatcaattgtttatcatttaaatatcacCAACTTGGCTAACATGACACGAAAAATTATTGCTTtgccaataaataatataaaactacttGAAGAAGtaacagatataatatatgatcga gctTTACAAAGACAAAATTACACACACGTATATGCCGATATGTGTGCAAGTTTGATTAAtgactcaaaatttaataaacttattacaaatactgaaatttcatttcaaaaagttctgttaaaaaaatgctCTGACGTATTTCGTACTTTAACAAAACATAACCCACGAGAATTAGACAAATTAAAACAGATaatgcaaaacaaaaatttg gagcaacaaatgtttataagcgctttaaatagttatcaatttgaatttagcaaaaaagttatatcaaaTTGCAG atTTATCAGTGAACTGTATAGAAAGGGTGCTATtccagaaaaaattatattgtcataCATTACAGACTTAAGTTATGAAAATGAAGAATTacaattgtattgtttatgtataatacttcAATTAACAGGTCcaatattatcaaaa GCATATGATTTAAACGATGTTGTTGAAACTCTTCTGTTTGCTAAAGATAACTACGATTTGTCttcaacattaaaatgtttgttattcaAAGTACAAAAAATGCATTCTGAGGGATGGATAAAGGagg aATCCAACAAATATATTGGAAACATTTATACGAAATTTAGTGAATTACcaaaagaaatgaaaaatatgtatacattaaaatcatataatataatggcatTGTTGATTTATGATGAGTGTTATGATGTTCTATTCGACTTTGTCGACAACAAGAAAAttgat CAAgttatacgtttattaaaaatgaacaaatttttGATTCGTTATGATCCTATAACATTTGTTGTATCAATGATTCTTGTGGCACTAgaagaaaatcaaaacataagAAATTATGCTGGAAaacttttagataatattgttaaaaagaaattattgtcAAATCATTCAATTCGATCAGG aGTCAACAAAGTATTGAATGACTTAGGCATTAAGGAAGAATATCCAAATTTGTCAAATTTAATGTTAGATATAACTAgtcaatttaaagtttaa
- the LOC114132483 gene encoding uncharacterized protein LOC114132483 → MFALPSDYVTAQNAGKTFAADYYGRLSVSVESVTDLFTECSRYYSMDSLNGRPTVGRSGAVREVRRFLSTYSGGRRFVKVVSVDAQTDGDERAKKNFGSDDGRSDDDYAFDYDYAFDYDDYGGDQHLAVFVHGELTDPKRPSLAPLPFVQTFRVRWLRTADRGDLFEIVITVVKTMMDAVQPPPAQQHHQLQHLHRLPDDNHNGFSNFGRVENDYETREPGYKQGTYYADNTKQLNAEDREFELWSDVTLPSTDDEEQEPPEGLESMREEFLDYLKKVDEFLEKSTVDSDDNVDDDVGTTDRLRVDCLDKSITADQLYTVFSRYGKVLWVRVLPYDYSCSRQYHSALVCFVRNESVDRVMADHHGSGCTIGGVRVSFSRSRLDQ, encoded by the exons ATGTTCGCCCTGCCGTCGGATTACGTGACCGCGCAAAACGCGGGCAAAACGTTTGCCGCCGACTACTACGGCCGGCTGAGCGTGTCCGTTGAGTCCGTGACCGACTTGTTCACCGAGTGTTCGCGGTACTACTCGATGGACTCGCTGAACGGTCGGCCGACGGTCGGCAGGTCAGGCGCTGTCCGGGAGGTGCGTAGATTTTTGAGCACGTACAGCGGCGGCCGCCGTTTCGTGAAGGTCGTGTCCGTGGACGCGCAAACCGACGGCGACGAACGGGCCAAAAAAAACTTCGGCAGCGACGACGGAAGAAGTGACGACGACTACGCCTTCGACTACGACTACGCCTTTGACTACGACGACTATGGCGGCGACCAGCACTTGGCGGTGTTTGTGCACGGCGAGTTGACGGATCCAAAGCGTCCGTCGTTGGCGCCGCTGCCGTTCGTTCAGACTTTTCGTGTCCGGTGGCTGCGGACCGCAGACCGTGGCGATCTGTTCGAAATCGTTATCACTGTTGTCAAGACTATGATGGACGCGGTCCAACCGCCGCCGGCGCAGCAGCACCATCAACTGCAGCACCTTCATCGACTGCCGGACGACAACCACAACG gattttcaaattttggaCGTGTAGAAAACGATTATGAAACAAGAGAACCAGGGTATAAACAGGGAACATATTATGCAGACAATACAAAGCAATTGAACGCAGAAG ATCGGGAATTTGAACTATGGTCGGATGTGACGTTGCCGTCTACGGATGACGAAGAACAAGAACCACCCGAAGGGCTAGAGTCGATGCGAGAAGAGTTCTTGGACTACTTGAAGAAGGTGGACGAGTTCTTGGAGAAATCGACGGTTGACAGCGACGATAACGTCGACGACGATGTCGGTACAACAGATCGGCTACGCGTCGACTGCTTAGACAAGTCGATCACGGCCGACCAACTGTACACGGTGTTCAGCCGGTACGGCAAAGTTCTGTGGGTGCGAGTGCTGCCTTACGATTACAGCTGCAGTAGACAGTACCATTCGGCACTCGTCTGCTTTGTTCGGAACGAATCTGTCGACAGGGTGATGGCTGACCACCATGGCTCCGGTTGCACGATCGGCGGAGTCCGTGTGTCCTTTAGCAGGTCCAGACTAGatcaatga